The following are from one region of the Oncorhynchus masou masou isolate Uvic2021 chromosome 24, UVic_Omas_1.1, whole genome shotgun sequence genome:
- the LOC135512686 gene encoding BOS complex subunit ncln-like isoform X4 yields the protein MTARLATRLSIYCCLDHNTNIKMFEEASEVFDNMFKSSFPLTFIVFIPAVLILVSPLPAEAAHEFTVYRMQQYDLQGQPYGTRNAILNTEARTVEAEVLSRRCVIMRLVDFSYERYQKALRQSAGAVVIILPKNMSTMPQDIVQQFMELEPEMLATETIVPVYFALEDDELLSIYTQTLTSSSSQGSSSAAEVLIHTATANGFQMVTSGAQSKAVSDWAITSLEGRLAGTGGEDLPTIVLVAHYDSFGVAPWLSYGADSNGSGVSMLLELARLFSRLYTYKRTHAGYNLLFFVSGGGKFNYQGTKRWLEDNLDHTDSSLLQDNVAFVLCLDTLGNGDSLHLHVSKPPKEGTAQYALLKELETVASNQYPEVKFSMVHKKINLADDTLAWEHERFGIRRLPAFTLSHLNSHREVQRSSIMDVRPHVDLRKLSRNTKLIAESLARVIYNLTEKGAPGDLQIFTEQMQMQEEQLSSVVDWLTAQPRAAQLVDKDSSVVSTLEYHLGRYLKDVRRHYVKADKRDPEFVFYDQLKQTMNAYRVKPAIFDLLLAFCIAAYLGVIYLSIQHFVVLYSVVRRITTPKTKQH from the exons ATGACAGCTAGGCTAGCGACTAGATTATCAATTTACTGTTGTTTAGACCATAATACCAATATCAAAATGTTTGAGGAGGCTAGTGAGGTGTTCGATAACATGTTTAAGTCCTCTTTCCCCCTAACTTTCATTGTGTTTATCCCCGCGGTGCTGATTCTCGTCTCACCCCTTCCAGCCGAAGCGGCACATGAATTCACCGTGTACCGCATGCAGCAGTATGACCTGCAGGGACAACCGTACG GGACCAGGAATGCCATATTGAACACAGAAGCGCGCACTGTGGAGGCGGAAGTGCTAAGCCGCCGCTGTGTCATCATGCGGCTGGTGGACTTCTCCTATGAGAGATACCAGAAAGCCCTGCGCCAGTCCGCTGGGGCTGTGGTCATCATTCTCCCCAAGAATATGTCCACCATGCCGCAGGACATAGTACAG CAGTTCATGGAGCTGGAGCCAGAGATGCTGGCCACAGAGACCATTGTTCCGGTTTACTTTGCTCTGGAGGATGATGAGCTGCTCTCCATCTACACAcagaccctcacctcctcctcctcccagggcTCCTCCTCTGCAGCTGAAG TGCTGATCCACACAGCCACAGCAAATGGCTTTCAGATGGTGACGAGTGGGGCTCAGAGCAAGGCAGTGAGTGACTGGGCCATTACCAGTCTAGAG GGGCGACTGGCTGGAACTGGGGGAGAGGACCTGCCCACCATTGTCCTGGTGGCTCACTATGACTCCTTTGGTGTCGCTCCG TGGCTGTCCTATGGAGCAGATTCTAACGGCAGTGGGGTGTCTATGCTGCTGGAGTTAGCCAGGCTCTTCTCCAGACTCTACACCTACAAGAGGACACACGCTGG ATACAACCTGCTTTTCTTTGTCTCTGGAGGAGGGAAGTTCAACTACCAAGGAACCAAGCGCTGGCTGGAGGACAACCTGGACCATACAG actCTAGTCTGTTGCAGGACAATGTGGCATTTGTGTTGTGTCTGGACACCCTGGGGAACGGGGACAGTCTGCACCTTCACGTGTCCAAACCCCCTAAAGAGGGAACCGCCCAGTATGCCCTGCTCAAAGAGCTGGAGACT GTAGCATCCAACCAGTACCCAGAGGTCAAGTTCTCAATGGTGCACAAGAAGATAAACCTGGCGGACGACACACTGGCGTGGGAACACGAGCGCTTCGGGATCCGCCGGCTGCCGGCCTTCACGCTGTCCCACCTCAACAGCCACCGCGAGGTGCAGCGCTCCAGCATCATGGACGTGCG ACCTCATGTGGATCTGAGAAAGCTCAGCAGAAACACAAAGCTGATTGCAGAGTCGCTGGCCAGAGTCATCTACAACCTCACGGAGAAG GGTGCCCCAGGTGACCTACAGATTTTCACTGAACAAATG CAGATGCAGGAGGAGCAGCTGTCGTCGGTGGTGGACTGGCTGACAGCCCAGCCGCGGGCTGCCCAGCTGGTGGACAAGGACAGCAGTGTGGTCAGCACCCTGGAGTACCACCTGGGACGGTACCTGAAGGACGTCCGCAGGCACTACGTCAAGGCTGACAAGAG agacccaGAGTTTGTCTTCTACGATCAGCTCAAACAGACCATGAATGCTTACAG GGTGAAACCAGCCATCTTTGACCTGCTTCTGGCATTCTGCATCGCAGCTTACCTCGGAGTGATATATCTGTCCATCCAG caCTTTGTGGTTCTCTACAGTGTGGTGCGCAGAATCACCACACCCAAGACCAAGCAGCATTAA
- the LOC135512686 gene encoding BOS complex subunit ncln-like isoform X2, protein MTARLATRLSIYCCLDHNTNIKMFEEASEVFDNMFKSSFPLTFIVFIPAVLILVSPLPAEAAHEFTVYRMQQYDLQGQPYGTRNAILNTEARTVEAEVLSRRCVIMRLVDFSYERYQKALRQSAGAVVIILPKNMSTMPQDIVQQFMELEPEMLATETIVPVYFALEDDELLSIYTQTLTSSSSQGSSSAAEVLIHTATANGFQMVTSGAQSKAVSDWAITSLEGRLAGTGGEDLPTIVLVAHYDSFGVAPWLSYGADSNGSGVSMLLELARLFSRLYTYKRTHAGYNLLFFVSGGGKFNYQGTKRWLEDNLDHTDSSLLQDNVAFVLCLDTLGNGDSLHLHVSKPPKEGTAQYALLKELETVASNQYPEVKFSMVHKKINLADDTLAWEHERFGIRRLPAFTLSHLNSHREVQRSSIMDVRSVSSEHGAGEPPAGPHVDLRKLSRNTKLIAESLARVIYNLTEKGAPGDLQIFTEQMMQEEQLSSVVDWLTAQPRAAQLVDKDSSVVSTLEYHLGRYLKDVRRHYVKADKRDPEFVFYDQLKQTMNAYRVKPAIFDLLLAFCIAAYLGVIYLSIQHFVVLYSVVRRITTPKTKQH, encoded by the exons ATGACAGCTAGGCTAGCGACTAGATTATCAATTTACTGTTGTTTAGACCATAATACCAATATCAAAATGTTTGAGGAGGCTAGTGAGGTGTTCGATAACATGTTTAAGTCCTCTTTCCCCCTAACTTTCATTGTGTTTATCCCCGCGGTGCTGATTCTCGTCTCACCCCTTCCAGCCGAAGCGGCACATGAATTCACCGTGTACCGCATGCAGCAGTATGACCTGCAGGGACAACCGTACG GGACCAGGAATGCCATATTGAACACAGAAGCGCGCACTGTGGAGGCGGAAGTGCTAAGCCGCCGCTGTGTCATCATGCGGCTGGTGGACTTCTCCTATGAGAGATACCAGAAAGCCCTGCGCCAGTCCGCTGGGGCTGTGGTCATCATTCTCCCCAAGAATATGTCCACCATGCCGCAGGACATAGTACAG CAGTTCATGGAGCTGGAGCCAGAGATGCTGGCCACAGAGACCATTGTTCCGGTTTACTTTGCTCTGGAGGATGATGAGCTGCTCTCCATCTACACAcagaccctcacctcctcctcctcccagggcTCCTCCTCTGCAGCTGAAG TGCTGATCCACACAGCCACAGCAAATGGCTTTCAGATGGTGACGAGTGGGGCTCAGAGCAAGGCAGTGAGTGACTGGGCCATTACCAGTCTAGAG GGGCGACTGGCTGGAACTGGGGGAGAGGACCTGCCCACCATTGTCCTGGTGGCTCACTATGACTCCTTTGGTGTCGCTCCG TGGCTGTCCTATGGAGCAGATTCTAACGGCAGTGGGGTGTCTATGCTGCTGGAGTTAGCCAGGCTCTTCTCCAGACTCTACACCTACAAGAGGACACACGCTGG ATACAACCTGCTTTTCTTTGTCTCTGGAGGAGGGAAGTTCAACTACCAAGGAACCAAGCGCTGGCTGGAGGACAACCTGGACCATACAG actCTAGTCTGTTGCAGGACAATGTGGCATTTGTGTTGTGTCTGGACACCCTGGGGAACGGGGACAGTCTGCACCTTCACGTGTCCAAACCCCCTAAAGAGGGAACCGCCCAGTATGCCCTGCTCAAAGAGCTGGAGACT GTAGCATCCAACCAGTACCCAGAGGTCAAGTTCTCAATGGTGCACAAGAAGATAAACCTGGCGGACGACACACTGGCGTGGGAACACGAGCGCTTCGGGATCCGCCGGCTGCCGGCCTTCACGCTGTCCCACCTCAACAGCCACCGCGAGGTGCAGCGCTCCAGCATCATGGACGTGCGGTCAGTGTCTTCTGAACATGGAGCGGGAGAGCCCCCTGCTGG ACCTCATGTGGATCTGAGAAAGCTCAGCAGAAACACAAAGCTGATTGCAGAGTCGCTGGCCAGAGTCATCTACAACCTCACGGAGAAG GGTGCCCCAGGTGACCTACAGATTTTCACTGAACAAATG ATGCAGGAGGAGCAGCTGTCGTCGGTGGTGGACTGGCTGACAGCCCAGCCGCGGGCTGCCCAGCTGGTGGACAAGGACAGCAGTGTGGTCAGCACCCTGGAGTACCACCTGGGACGGTACCTGAAGGACGTCCGCAGGCACTACGTCAAGGCTGACAAGAG agacccaGAGTTTGTCTTCTACGATCAGCTCAAACAGACCATGAATGCTTACAG GGTGAAACCAGCCATCTTTGACCTGCTTCTGGCATTCTGCATCGCAGCTTACCTCGGAGTGATATATCTGTCCATCCAG caCTTTGTGGTTCTCTACAGTGTGGTGCGCAGAATCACCACACCCAAGACCAAGCAGCATTAA
- the LOC135512686 gene encoding BOS complex subunit ncln-like isoform X3, with protein sequence MTARLATRLSIYCCLDHNTNIKMFEEASEVFDNMFKSSFPLTFIVFIPAVLILVSPLPAEAAHEFTVYRMQQYDLQGQPYGTRNAILNTEARTVEAEVLSRRCVIMRLVDFSYERYQKALRQSAGAVVIILPKNMSTMPQDIVQFMELEPEMLATETIVPVYFALEDDELLSIYTQTLTSSSSQGSSSAAEVLIHTATANGFQMVTSGAQSKAVSDWAITSLEGRLAGTGGEDLPTIVLVAHYDSFGVAPWLSYGADSNGSGVSMLLELARLFSRLYTYKRTHAGYNLLFFVSGGGKFNYQGTKRWLEDNLDHTDSSLLQDNVAFVLCLDTLGNGDSLHLHVSKPPKEGTAQYALLKELETVASNQYPEVKFSMVHKKINLADDTLAWEHERFGIRRLPAFTLSHLNSHREVQRSSIMDVRSVSSEHGAGEPPAGPHVDLRKLSRNTKLIAESLARVIYNLTEKGAPGDLQIFTEQMQMQEEQLSSVVDWLTAQPRAAQLVDKDSSVVSTLEYHLGRYLKDVRRHYVKADKRDPEFVFYDQLKQTMNAYRVKPAIFDLLLAFCIAAYLGVIYLSIQHFVVLYSVVRRITTPKTKQH encoded by the exons ATGACAGCTAGGCTAGCGACTAGATTATCAATTTACTGTTGTTTAGACCATAATACCAATATCAAAATGTTTGAGGAGGCTAGTGAGGTGTTCGATAACATGTTTAAGTCCTCTTTCCCCCTAACTTTCATTGTGTTTATCCCCGCGGTGCTGATTCTCGTCTCACCCCTTCCAGCCGAAGCGGCACATGAATTCACCGTGTACCGCATGCAGCAGTATGACCTGCAGGGACAACCGTACG GGACCAGGAATGCCATATTGAACACAGAAGCGCGCACTGTGGAGGCGGAAGTGCTAAGCCGCCGCTGTGTCATCATGCGGCTGGTGGACTTCTCCTATGAGAGATACCAGAAAGCCCTGCGCCAGTCCGCTGGGGCTGTGGTCATCATTCTCCCCAAGAATATGTCCACCATGCCGCAGGACATAGTACAG TTCATGGAGCTGGAGCCAGAGATGCTGGCCACAGAGACCATTGTTCCGGTTTACTTTGCTCTGGAGGATGATGAGCTGCTCTCCATCTACACAcagaccctcacctcctcctcctcccagggcTCCTCCTCTGCAGCTGAAG TGCTGATCCACACAGCCACAGCAAATGGCTTTCAGATGGTGACGAGTGGGGCTCAGAGCAAGGCAGTGAGTGACTGGGCCATTACCAGTCTAGAG GGGCGACTGGCTGGAACTGGGGGAGAGGACCTGCCCACCATTGTCCTGGTGGCTCACTATGACTCCTTTGGTGTCGCTCCG TGGCTGTCCTATGGAGCAGATTCTAACGGCAGTGGGGTGTCTATGCTGCTGGAGTTAGCCAGGCTCTTCTCCAGACTCTACACCTACAAGAGGACACACGCTGG ATACAACCTGCTTTTCTTTGTCTCTGGAGGAGGGAAGTTCAACTACCAAGGAACCAAGCGCTGGCTGGAGGACAACCTGGACCATACAG actCTAGTCTGTTGCAGGACAATGTGGCATTTGTGTTGTGTCTGGACACCCTGGGGAACGGGGACAGTCTGCACCTTCACGTGTCCAAACCCCCTAAAGAGGGAACCGCCCAGTATGCCCTGCTCAAAGAGCTGGAGACT GTAGCATCCAACCAGTACCCAGAGGTCAAGTTCTCAATGGTGCACAAGAAGATAAACCTGGCGGACGACACACTGGCGTGGGAACACGAGCGCTTCGGGATCCGCCGGCTGCCGGCCTTCACGCTGTCCCACCTCAACAGCCACCGCGAGGTGCAGCGCTCCAGCATCATGGACGTGCGGTCAGTGTCTTCTGAACATGGAGCGGGAGAGCCCCCTGCTGG ACCTCATGTGGATCTGAGAAAGCTCAGCAGAAACACAAAGCTGATTGCAGAGTCGCTGGCCAGAGTCATCTACAACCTCACGGAGAAG GGTGCCCCAGGTGACCTACAGATTTTCACTGAACAAATG CAGATGCAGGAGGAGCAGCTGTCGTCGGTGGTGGACTGGCTGACAGCCCAGCCGCGGGCTGCCCAGCTGGTGGACAAGGACAGCAGTGTGGTCAGCACCCTGGAGTACCACCTGGGACGGTACCTGAAGGACGTCCGCAGGCACTACGTCAAGGCTGACAAGAG agacccaGAGTTTGTCTTCTACGATCAGCTCAAACAGACCATGAATGCTTACAG GGTGAAACCAGCCATCTTTGACCTGCTTCTGGCATTCTGCATCGCAGCTTACCTCGGAGTGATATATCTGTCCATCCAG caCTTTGTGGTTCTCTACAGTGTGGTGCGCAGAATCACCACACCCAAGACCAAGCAGCATTAA
- the LOC135512686 gene encoding BOS complex subunit ncln-like isoform X5: protein MTARLATRLSIYCCLDHNTNIKMFEEASEVFDNMFKSSFPLTFIVFIPAVLILVSPLPAEAAHEFTVYRMQQYDLQGQPYGTRNAILNTEARTVEAEVLSRRCVIMRLVDFSYERYQKALRQSAGAVVIILPKNMSTMPQDIVQQFMELEPEMLATETIVPVYFALEDDELLSIYTQTLTSSSSQGSSSAAEVLIHTATANGFQMVTSGAQSKAVSDWAITSLEGRLAGTGGEDLPTIVLVAHYDSFGVAPWLSYGADSNGSGVSMLLELARLFSRLYTYKRTHAGYNLLFFVSGGGKFNYQGTKRWLEDNLDHTDSSLLQDNVAFVLCLDTLGNGDSLHLHVSKPPKEGTAQYALLKELETVASNQYPEVKFSMVHKKINLADDTLAWEHERFGIRRLPAFTLSHLNSHREVQRSSIMDVRPHVDLRKLSRNTKLIAESLARVIYNLTEKGAPGDLQIFTEQMMQEEQLSSVVDWLTAQPRAAQLVDKDSSVVSTLEYHLGRYLKDVRRHYVKADKRDPEFVFYDQLKQTMNAYRVKPAIFDLLLAFCIAAYLGVIYLSIQHFVVLYSVVRRITTPKTKQH, encoded by the exons ATGACAGCTAGGCTAGCGACTAGATTATCAATTTACTGTTGTTTAGACCATAATACCAATATCAAAATGTTTGAGGAGGCTAGTGAGGTGTTCGATAACATGTTTAAGTCCTCTTTCCCCCTAACTTTCATTGTGTTTATCCCCGCGGTGCTGATTCTCGTCTCACCCCTTCCAGCCGAAGCGGCACATGAATTCACCGTGTACCGCATGCAGCAGTATGACCTGCAGGGACAACCGTACG GGACCAGGAATGCCATATTGAACACAGAAGCGCGCACTGTGGAGGCGGAAGTGCTAAGCCGCCGCTGTGTCATCATGCGGCTGGTGGACTTCTCCTATGAGAGATACCAGAAAGCCCTGCGCCAGTCCGCTGGGGCTGTGGTCATCATTCTCCCCAAGAATATGTCCACCATGCCGCAGGACATAGTACAG CAGTTCATGGAGCTGGAGCCAGAGATGCTGGCCACAGAGACCATTGTTCCGGTTTACTTTGCTCTGGAGGATGATGAGCTGCTCTCCATCTACACAcagaccctcacctcctcctcctcccagggcTCCTCCTCTGCAGCTGAAG TGCTGATCCACACAGCCACAGCAAATGGCTTTCAGATGGTGACGAGTGGGGCTCAGAGCAAGGCAGTGAGTGACTGGGCCATTACCAGTCTAGAG GGGCGACTGGCTGGAACTGGGGGAGAGGACCTGCCCACCATTGTCCTGGTGGCTCACTATGACTCCTTTGGTGTCGCTCCG TGGCTGTCCTATGGAGCAGATTCTAACGGCAGTGGGGTGTCTATGCTGCTGGAGTTAGCCAGGCTCTTCTCCAGACTCTACACCTACAAGAGGACACACGCTGG ATACAACCTGCTTTTCTTTGTCTCTGGAGGAGGGAAGTTCAACTACCAAGGAACCAAGCGCTGGCTGGAGGACAACCTGGACCATACAG actCTAGTCTGTTGCAGGACAATGTGGCATTTGTGTTGTGTCTGGACACCCTGGGGAACGGGGACAGTCTGCACCTTCACGTGTCCAAACCCCCTAAAGAGGGAACCGCCCAGTATGCCCTGCTCAAAGAGCTGGAGACT GTAGCATCCAACCAGTACCCAGAGGTCAAGTTCTCAATGGTGCACAAGAAGATAAACCTGGCGGACGACACACTGGCGTGGGAACACGAGCGCTTCGGGATCCGCCGGCTGCCGGCCTTCACGCTGTCCCACCTCAACAGCCACCGCGAGGTGCAGCGCTCCAGCATCATGGACGTGCG ACCTCATGTGGATCTGAGAAAGCTCAGCAGAAACACAAAGCTGATTGCAGAGTCGCTGGCCAGAGTCATCTACAACCTCACGGAGAAG GGTGCCCCAGGTGACCTACAGATTTTCACTGAACAAATG ATGCAGGAGGAGCAGCTGTCGTCGGTGGTGGACTGGCTGACAGCCCAGCCGCGGGCTGCCCAGCTGGTGGACAAGGACAGCAGTGTGGTCAGCACCCTGGAGTACCACCTGGGACGGTACCTGAAGGACGTCCGCAGGCACTACGTCAAGGCTGACAAGAG agacccaGAGTTTGTCTTCTACGATCAGCTCAAACAGACCATGAATGCTTACAG GGTGAAACCAGCCATCTTTGACCTGCTTCTGGCATTCTGCATCGCAGCTTACCTCGGAGTGATATATCTGTCCATCCAG caCTTTGTGGTTCTCTACAGTGTGGTGCGCAGAATCACCACACCCAAGACCAAGCAGCATTAA
- the LOC135512686 gene encoding BOS complex subunit ncln-like isoform X1, producing MTARLATRLSIYCCLDHNTNIKMFEEASEVFDNMFKSSFPLTFIVFIPAVLILVSPLPAEAAHEFTVYRMQQYDLQGQPYGTRNAILNTEARTVEAEVLSRRCVIMRLVDFSYERYQKALRQSAGAVVIILPKNMSTMPQDIVQQFMELEPEMLATETIVPVYFALEDDELLSIYTQTLTSSSSQGSSSAAEVLIHTATANGFQMVTSGAQSKAVSDWAITSLEGRLAGTGGEDLPTIVLVAHYDSFGVAPWLSYGADSNGSGVSMLLELARLFSRLYTYKRTHAGYNLLFFVSGGGKFNYQGTKRWLEDNLDHTDSSLLQDNVAFVLCLDTLGNGDSLHLHVSKPPKEGTAQYALLKELETVASNQYPEVKFSMVHKKINLADDTLAWEHERFGIRRLPAFTLSHLNSHREVQRSSIMDVRSVSSEHGAGEPPAGPHVDLRKLSRNTKLIAESLARVIYNLTEKGAPGDLQIFTEQMQMQEEQLSSVVDWLTAQPRAAQLVDKDSSVVSTLEYHLGRYLKDVRRHYVKADKRDPEFVFYDQLKQTMNAYRVKPAIFDLLLAFCIAAYLGVIYLSIQHFVVLYSVVRRITTPKTKQH from the exons ATGACAGCTAGGCTAGCGACTAGATTATCAATTTACTGTTGTTTAGACCATAATACCAATATCAAAATGTTTGAGGAGGCTAGTGAGGTGTTCGATAACATGTTTAAGTCCTCTTTCCCCCTAACTTTCATTGTGTTTATCCCCGCGGTGCTGATTCTCGTCTCACCCCTTCCAGCCGAAGCGGCACATGAATTCACCGTGTACCGCATGCAGCAGTATGACCTGCAGGGACAACCGTACG GGACCAGGAATGCCATATTGAACACAGAAGCGCGCACTGTGGAGGCGGAAGTGCTAAGCCGCCGCTGTGTCATCATGCGGCTGGTGGACTTCTCCTATGAGAGATACCAGAAAGCCCTGCGCCAGTCCGCTGGGGCTGTGGTCATCATTCTCCCCAAGAATATGTCCACCATGCCGCAGGACATAGTACAG CAGTTCATGGAGCTGGAGCCAGAGATGCTGGCCACAGAGACCATTGTTCCGGTTTACTTTGCTCTGGAGGATGATGAGCTGCTCTCCATCTACACAcagaccctcacctcctcctcctcccagggcTCCTCCTCTGCAGCTGAAG TGCTGATCCACACAGCCACAGCAAATGGCTTTCAGATGGTGACGAGTGGGGCTCAGAGCAAGGCAGTGAGTGACTGGGCCATTACCAGTCTAGAG GGGCGACTGGCTGGAACTGGGGGAGAGGACCTGCCCACCATTGTCCTGGTGGCTCACTATGACTCCTTTGGTGTCGCTCCG TGGCTGTCCTATGGAGCAGATTCTAACGGCAGTGGGGTGTCTATGCTGCTGGAGTTAGCCAGGCTCTTCTCCAGACTCTACACCTACAAGAGGACACACGCTGG ATACAACCTGCTTTTCTTTGTCTCTGGAGGAGGGAAGTTCAACTACCAAGGAACCAAGCGCTGGCTGGAGGACAACCTGGACCATACAG actCTAGTCTGTTGCAGGACAATGTGGCATTTGTGTTGTGTCTGGACACCCTGGGGAACGGGGACAGTCTGCACCTTCACGTGTCCAAACCCCCTAAAGAGGGAACCGCCCAGTATGCCCTGCTCAAAGAGCTGGAGACT GTAGCATCCAACCAGTACCCAGAGGTCAAGTTCTCAATGGTGCACAAGAAGATAAACCTGGCGGACGACACACTGGCGTGGGAACACGAGCGCTTCGGGATCCGCCGGCTGCCGGCCTTCACGCTGTCCCACCTCAACAGCCACCGCGAGGTGCAGCGCTCCAGCATCATGGACGTGCGGTCAGTGTCTTCTGAACATGGAGCGGGAGAGCCCCCTGCTGG ACCTCATGTGGATCTGAGAAAGCTCAGCAGAAACACAAAGCTGATTGCAGAGTCGCTGGCCAGAGTCATCTACAACCTCACGGAGAAG GGTGCCCCAGGTGACCTACAGATTTTCACTGAACAAATG CAGATGCAGGAGGAGCAGCTGTCGTCGGTGGTGGACTGGCTGACAGCCCAGCCGCGGGCTGCCCAGCTGGTGGACAAGGACAGCAGTGTGGTCAGCACCCTGGAGTACCACCTGGGACGGTACCTGAAGGACGTCCGCAGGCACTACGTCAAGGCTGACAAGAG agacccaGAGTTTGTCTTCTACGATCAGCTCAAACAGACCATGAATGCTTACAG GGTGAAACCAGCCATCTTTGACCTGCTTCTGGCATTCTGCATCGCAGCTTACCTCGGAGTGATATATCTGTCCATCCAG caCTTTGTGGTTCTCTACAGTGTGGTGCGCAGAATCACCACACCCAAGACCAAGCAGCATTAA